One window from the genome of Nicotiana sylvestris chromosome 9, ASM39365v2, whole genome shotgun sequence encodes:
- the LOC138878397 gene encoding uncharacterized protein has protein sequence MAEMYQAWAKGQPPPAYTANPAFIPPLTQTQEHPTVDSSAGFLIYHHYQGTTSQTPQAPPITPVFVASPSATLHQSSSEPVFQAQDNQYYPLEPTFKASETYTPRFDLPAEAEKLSKNPKQEEMFRKVKSLEQSFRDMWGLGGQVSVAYKDLCLFPNVQLPTGFKMSKFDLYDVHSDPVTHLRGFCSKMRGAGGKDELLMAYFSQSLSGSALEWYTRQDHGRWYTWDDLAQAFACHFQYNLEIVPDRLSLTKLEKKHSESFREYGFRWREQAVRLDPPMKETEMADYFLQAL, from the coding sequence atggccgaaatgtaccaggcctgggcaaaagGGCAACCCCCACCAGCTTAcaccgccaaccctgctttcatcccGCCATTGACTCAAACCCAGGAACATCCTACTGTTGATTCATCTGCAGGATTTCTTATTTACCatcactaccaaggcaccacctCCCAAACCCCGCAAGCTCCACCAAtcactcctgtcttcgtagcatcCCCATCTGCTACACTACACCAATCTTCTAGTGAGCCTGTGTTCCAAGCCCAGgataaccaatactaccccctagagcccactttcaaagcttcagAAACTTATACTCCCCGTTTTGATCTCCCTGCAGAAGCTGAAAAACTATCCAAAAATCccaaacaggaggagatgttcagaaaagttaaaagcttagaacaatcattcagagacatgtgggggttaggaggtcaagtaagtgtggcttacaaagacctgtgtctgtttccaaatgtgcaattaccgacAGGGTTTAAGATgtccaagtttgatttgtacgatgtGCACAGTGATCCAGTAACAcacttgagaggtttttgtagcaagatgaggggagctggaggaaaagatgaattgttgatggcatatttcagtcaaagtctgagtggatcggcgctggagtggtacacccgacAGGATCACGGAaggtggtatacatgggatgatctggcgcaagcattcgcttgtcacttccaatacaatcttgagatcgttccagatcgactgtccttgacaaAACTGGAGAAAAAGCacagtgaaagtttcagagagtatggttttcgatggagagagcaagcagtaAGATtagaccctccaatgaaagaaactGAGATGGCGGATTATTTCTTACAGGCCTTATAA
- the LOC138878398 gene encoding uncharacterized protein → MACARSPKHLSTPRAYRNPPGPSFRPNQAFKDERLQKKKTLTPLGESYTRHDTEKCWHLKSAIQELIDTNRIEVQAADAPNINRNLMPAHQEANMIEIVHEGGEPRKASQTVMMIRSSGVKTVEQSTSEKSVLKSRERSSEPSVIFKKRSSSDVAANQERMKVVVPGVASKPVIIVEGARTDHVIIKLVTQLPIVNNRAIPWNYERVIVTYKGKEIKEEVCKTQGLTCSGRCFAPEELKKAKISKDNPVLVKKAVTEEEVEEFLRKMKVQDYSIVEQLRKTLAQISLLSLLIHSDEHHRALIKILNEAHIPDKITVNHLEKITNKIFEVNRVTFSDEELPVEGTEHNRALYLTVKCDDSVVTWVLVDNGSSANICPLSTLSKLKVEDERIYKNIICVRGFDGGGKDSVEDIVLELTIGPVEFTMEFQVLDIAVSYNLLLGQPWIYAAKAVPSTLH, encoded by the exons ATGGCATGCGCCCGTTCCCCAAAACACTTATCcaccccacgagcctaccgaaaccctcctggaccaagtttccggcctaatcaagcatttaaggatgaaaggttgcagaaaaagaaaacccttactccattgggagagtcatatacCC gTCATGACacggagaagtgctggcacttaAAAAGTGCTATccaggagcttattgataccaatcgaattgaagttcaagctgcCGATGCGCCCAATATCAACCGGAATctgatgccagcccatcaggaggcaaatatgattgaaatagtgcatgagggaggggagcccaggaaggcatcacaaactgtcatgatgattcggtctagtggtGTCAAGACAGTTGAACaatcaacaagtgagaaatcagtgCTCAAGTCAAGAGAAAGGAGTAGTGAACCATCCGTAATATTTAAGAAGCGGTCTTCGagtgatgttgcagcaaatcAAGAAAGGatgaaagtggttgtgccaggagtggcaagCAAACCTGTCATAATCGTGGAGGGCGCCCGCACAGATCATGTCATTATCAAGctggtaacccagttaccaatagtcaacaacagggctattccatggaattacgaacgggtgatagtgacttacaaagggaaagaaatcaaagaagaagtttgcaAAACCCAGGGTTTGACATGCTCGGGAAGATGTTTTGCCCCCGAGGAGTTGAaaaaagctaagatctccaaagataacccagtgttggtaaagaaagctgtaactgaagaagaggtagaggaattcttgaggaagatgaaggtgcaggactattctatcgtggaacaattaaggaAGACACTTGCTcaaatttcactattgtcattgttaatccactcagacgagCACCATCGAGCTTTAAtaaaaatcttgaatgaggctcaCATTCCCGATAAAATTACcgtgaaccatctggaaaagataaccaacaaaatctttgaagtgaacagagtcactttttctgatgaggaattgcctgtagaaggtactgagcacaacagagctctttaccttaCGGTGAAATGTGATGACTCCGTGGTTACCTGGGTATTGGTCGATAACggttctagtgcgaacatttgccctctttccactctaagcaagttgaaagtagaagatgagaggatttaTAAGAACATtatttgcgtacggggatttGATGGCGGAGGAAAAGATTCAGTTGAGGATATAGTACtagaactgacaatagggccagttgagttcacaatggagttccaggtgctagacatagctgtttcctacaatttgctgttag